The following are encoded together in the Mycolicibacterium arabiense genome:
- the nadD gene encoding nicotinate-nucleotide adenylyltransferase: MTRRRLGVMGGTFDPIHHGHLVAASEVADLFDLDEVVFVPTGQPWQKRDRSVTAAEDRYLMTVIATAANPRFSVSRVDIDRGGPTYTKDTLRDLAAAHPDTDLYFITGADALGSILSWQNWEDLFSLARFVGVSRPGYALDGEHIEAAMKELPPDALNLVEVPALAISSSECRDRAVTGRPIWYLVPDGVVQYVSKRGLYRTPTLVGRTPS; the protein is encoded by the coding sequence GTGACTCGACGCAGGCTGGGAGTGATGGGCGGGACCTTCGACCCGATCCACCACGGTCACCTCGTCGCGGCCAGCGAGGTCGCCGATCTGTTCGACTTGGACGAGGTCGTGTTCGTACCGACCGGCCAGCCGTGGCAGAAGCGCGACCGCTCGGTCACCGCCGCCGAGGATCGCTACCTCATGACGGTGATCGCAACGGCAGCCAATCCCCGCTTCTCGGTCAGCCGGGTCGACATCGATCGCGGCGGACCGACGTACACCAAGGACACGCTGCGCGACCTGGCCGCCGCCCACCCCGACACCGACCTGTACTTCATCACCGGTGCCGACGCGCTCGGTTCGATCCTGAGCTGGCAGAACTGGGAGGACTTGTTCTCCCTGGCACGCTTCGTCGGCGTCAGCAGGCCCGGCTACGCCCTGGACGGTGAGCACATCGAGGCGGCGATGAAGGAACTACCGCCTGATGCGCTGAATCTCGTCGAGGTACCCGCGCTCGCCATCTCGTCGAGCGAATGCCGCGACCGGGCGGTGACCGGCAGGCCCATCTGGTACCTGGTGCCCGACGGCGTCGTGCAGTACGTCTCCAAACGCGGCCTGTACCGCACCCCCACCCTTGTTGGAAGGACCCCATCGTGA
- a CDS encoding PfkB family carbohydrate kinase — MTTSGNRVCVVGSVNLDQSMRVRSLPRPGETVLAASTTWSPGGKGGNQAVAAARAGASVDLVAALGDDDAAAKLRAHLSGNDVGLDGVLTLPGASGTAVIVVDDGAENLIVVAPGANAHLHLSSPAVRDAITASDVVLLSLEIPVDTVLAAARLGRAGGAVVMVNASPVGSPADLERLASTVDVVIVNDAESREWHWPVDHLVVTRGADGAEYRTTDARVTVGAPAVEAIDTTGAGDVFAGVLAAGWHLGPEVALRRACAAGALATLVPGAGDCAPTEEAVDDVLETTDPETASPERGGA; from the coding sequence GTGACAACGTCGGGCAATCGAGTGTGCGTGGTGGGCAGCGTCAACCTCGACCAGTCGATGCGGGTTCGATCGCTGCCGCGCCCCGGAGAGACCGTGCTGGCGGCATCCACGACCTGGTCGCCCGGCGGCAAGGGCGGCAACCAGGCCGTCGCCGCAGCGCGCGCGGGCGCGTCCGTCGATCTGGTCGCCGCTCTCGGCGACGACGACGCCGCGGCCAAACTGCGGGCCCATCTCAGCGGCAACGACGTGGGACTGGACGGCGTGCTCACCCTGCCGGGCGCCAGCGGTACCGCCGTGATCGTCGTCGACGACGGCGCCGAGAACCTGATCGTCGTCGCCCCGGGCGCCAACGCCCACCTGCATCTCTCCTCGCCTGCCGTCCGCGACGCAATCACCGCATCCGACGTGGTGCTGCTGTCCCTGGAGATTCCGGTGGACACCGTCCTGGCCGCGGCGCGGCTGGGCCGGGCGGGAGGCGCGGTGGTGATGGTCAACGCGTCGCCCGTCGGGTCACCCGCCGATCTCGAACGGTTGGCGTCGACCGTGGACGTCGTGATCGTCAACGACGCGGAGTCACGTGAGTGGCATTGGCCCGTCGATCATCTGGTCGTGACGCGGGGAGCCGACGGCGCCGAGTACCGCACGACCGATGCCCGCGTCACCGTCGGGGCGCCTGCGGTCGAGGCGATCGACACCACGGGAGCCGGTGACGTCTTCGCGGGCGTGCTCGCCGCGGGCTGGCACCTCGGGCCGGAGGTGGCGCTGCGCCGGGCATGCGCTGCCGGTGCGCTGGCCACGCTGGTGCCCGGTGCGGGTGACTGCGCGCCGACCGAGGAGGCCGTCGACGACGTGCTCGAGACCACCGATCCCGAGACCGCCAGTCCCGAACGAGGAGGAGCATGA
- the rsfS gene encoding ribosome silencing factor: protein MSASVEAVEMATVAARAASSKLADDVVVIDVSGQLVITDVFVIGSASNDRQVKAIVDEVEEKMRAAGFKPARREGTREGRWVLLDYVDIVVHIQHQDERNFYALDRLWRDCPLVPVDLDGHGDSLPEGRE from the coding sequence GTGAGTGCGTCTGTCGAGGCCGTCGAGATGGCCACCGTTGCCGCCCGGGCGGCGTCGTCCAAGCTGGCCGACGACGTCGTCGTCATCGACGTGTCGGGACAGCTGGTCATCACCGACGTCTTCGTGATCGGCTCCGCCTCCAACGATCGGCAGGTCAAGGCCATCGTCGACGAGGTCGAGGAGAAGATGCGCGCCGCGGGGTTCAAGCCCGCCCGCCGCGAGGGCACGCGCGAGGGTCGATGGGTGCTGCTCGACTACGTCGACATCGTGGTGCACATCCAGCATCAGGACGAGCGGAACTTCTACGCCCTCGACCGGTTGTGGCGTGACTGCCCGCTGGTGCCCGTCGACCTCGACGGCCACGGCGACTCCCTGCCCGAGGGCCGGGAGTGA
- the gpgP gene encoding glucosyl-3-phosphoglycerate phosphatase, with the protein MRVRRLVMLRHGQTEYNAGSRMQGQLDTDLSELGRAQAVAAAELLAKREPLLIVSSDLRRALDTAVALGEQAGLPVSTDVRLRETHLGDWQGMTHLEVDAIAPGARLAWRDDARWAPHGGESRVDVAARSMPLIAELIAGQAEWGVGEPDRPVVLVAHGGLIAALTGAILGLPVDNWPVLGGMGNASWVQLSGHSSDDAPLEDIRWRLDVWNASAQVASDVL; encoded by the coding sequence GTGAGAGTCCGCAGGCTGGTCATGTTGCGCCACGGCCAGACCGAGTACAACGCGGGCAGCCGCATGCAGGGTCAGCTCGACACCGACCTCTCCGAGCTGGGCCGCGCCCAGGCCGTCGCTGCGGCCGAGCTGCTCGCCAAGCGCGAACCCCTGCTCATCGTCTCCTCGGATCTGCGCCGGGCTCTCGACACCGCGGTCGCACTCGGTGAACAGGCGGGATTGCCGGTCAGCACCGATGTCCGGCTGCGCGAGACGCACCTGGGTGATTGGCAGGGCATGACCCACCTCGAGGTCGACGCCATCGCTCCGGGTGCCCGGCTGGCGTGGCGCGACGACGCGCGGTGGGCCCCGCACGGTGGTGAGAGCCGAGTCGACGTGGCAGCGCGGAGCATGCCGTTGATCGCCGAACTCATTGCCGGACAGGCGGAGTGGGGCGTCGGCGAACCCGATCGACCGGTCGTCCTGGTGGCGCACGGCGGCCTGATCGCGGCGCTCACCGGGGCGATCCTCGGCCTGCCCGTCGACAACTGGCCCGTGCTGGGTGGGATGGGCAACGCGAGCTGGGTCCAGCTGTCCGGCCACTCCTCCGACGACGCTCCACTCGAGGACATCCGTTGGCGTCTCGACGTGTGGAACGCCTCGGCGCAGGTCGCCAGCGATGTCCTCTGA
- a CDS encoding AAA family ATPase gives MSTSAQPVPLFTDIDDVATRLAETGYLPDTATATAVFLADRLGKPLLVEGPAGVGKTELARAVAACTGSELVRLQCYEGVDEARALYEWNHAKQILRIQAGNAGGQGDWDQTKMDVFSEEFLLTRPLLTAIKRTDPTVLLIDETDKADIEIEGLLLEVLSDFAVTVPELGTIKAERPPFVLLTSNATRELSEALKRRCLFLHIDFPDPDLERRILLSRVPELPERLAEELVRIIGVLRGMQLKKVPSVAETIDWGRTVLALGMDTIDDAMIAATLGVVLKHQSDQQRASGELRLN, from the coding sequence ATGAGCACCTCTGCCCAACCGGTCCCGCTGTTCACCGACATCGACGACGTGGCGACCCGCCTCGCCGAGACCGGGTACCTGCCCGACACGGCGACGGCGACGGCCGTATTCCTCGCCGACCGGCTCGGCAAGCCGCTGCTCGTCGAGGGCCCGGCGGGCGTCGGCAAGACCGAACTCGCCCGCGCGGTCGCTGCCTGCACGGGTTCCGAACTCGTTCGCCTGCAGTGCTATGAGGGCGTCGACGAAGCCCGCGCACTCTACGAGTGGAACCACGCCAAGCAGATCCTGCGCATCCAGGCGGGCAACGCCGGCGGCCAGGGCGATTGGGACCAGACCAAGATGGACGTGTTCAGCGAGGAATTCCTGCTGACCCGTCCGCTGCTCACGGCGATCAAGCGCACCGATCCGACCGTGCTGCTGATCGACGAGACCGACAAGGCGGACATCGAGATCGAGGGTCTGCTGCTCGAAGTGCTGTCCGACTTCGCGGTCACGGTGCCCGAACTCGGCACCATCAAGGCCGAGCGGCCGCCGTTCGTGCTCTTGACGTCGAACGCCACCCGGGAACTCTCCGAGGCGCTCAAGCGGCGATGCCTGTTCCTGCACATCGACTTCCCCGACCCGGACCTCGAACGCCGCATCCTGCTGTCCAGGGTGCCCGAGCTGCCGGAGCGCCTTGCCGAGGAACTGGTCCGCATCATCGGCGTGCTGCGCGGCATGCAGCTCAAGAAGGTGCCGTCGGTCGCCGAGACCATCGACTGGGGTCGCACCGTGCTCGCCCTGGGCATGGACACCATCGACGATGCGATGATCGCTGCCACGCTTGGCGTCGTCCTCAAACACCAGTCCGATCAACAGCGTGCATCCGGCGAACTCCGGCTGAACTGA
- the octT gene encoding diglucosylglycerate octanoyltransferase → MSSEPVVPLRRPTLLVFCDSLSYYGPTGGLPSDDPRIWPNIVAEQLDWDVELIGRIGWTCRDVWWAAIQDPRSWAALPRAGAVVFATCGMDSLPSPLPTALREMIRYVRPPLLRRWVRDGYGWVQPRFSPVARPALPPKLSVEYLEQTRAAIDFNRPGIPFVACIPSVHVAETYGNSHRWRDGTVAAITGWAAEHDVPVVDLKAAVGDEVMSGRGNPDGIHWNFEAHRNVADLMMKALADAGVPAAGAN, encoded by the coding sequence ATGTCCTCTGAGCCGGTCGTTCCCCTTCGCCGCCCAACCCTGCTCGTGTTCTGCGATTCGCTGTCCTACTACGGCCCGACCGGCGGACTGCCCTCCGACGATCCGCGCATCTGGCCAAACATCGTTGCAGAGCAACTCGATTGGGACGTCGAGCTGATCGGTCGCATCGGCTGGACCTGCCGCGACGTGTGGTGGGCGGCGATTCAGGACCCACGGTCGTGGGCGGCGCTGCCGCGGGCCGGTGCCGTGGTCTTCGCGACCTGCGGCATGGACTCGCTGCCGTCGCCGCTTCCCACGGCGCTGCGGGAGATGATCCGCTACGTCCGTCCACCGCTGCTGCGGCGGTGGGTGCGAGACGGTTACGGGTGGGTCCAGCCGAGGTTCTCCCCGGTCGCGCGACCGGCCCTACCGCCGAAGCTCTCCGTCGAGTACCTTGAGCAGACCCGCGCTGCGATCGACTTCAACCGCCCCGGAATACCGTTCGTCGCGTGCATTCCTTCGGTGCACGTCGCAGAGACCTACGGCAACTCGCACCGATGGCGGGACGGCACGGTCGCCGCGATCACCGGGTGGGCCGCCGAGCACGACGTGCCGGTGGTCGACCTCAAGGCCGCCGTGGGCGACGAGGTGATGAGCGGGCGCGGGAATCCCGACGGCATCCACTGGAACTTCGAGGCGCACCGCAACGTCGCCGACCTCATGATGAAGGCACTCGCCGACGCCGGCGTGCCCGCCGCGGGCGCGAACTGA
- a CDS encoding SIMPL domain-containing protein, which produces MTDVQITVAANHTISERPQRATVSASIDLNGPRPDAVFEAMSVELHWVRQSIDEMYDPSSGPVTWFAIDQIRRSSYRVRDQEDEPPRTVFTAAAQLEVKFSDFEALSKWIWWTASVDSLRVQTIDWALTAARRSEIERDARMQAVRDAVQRAQDYADALDLGRVAARQVEDRHRYASDEVTTSNRVRQSEVDDWHLRPRHIRVGVDVKAVFTASARPAAAGR; this is translated from the coding sequence GTGACGGACGTACAGATCACCGTAGCTGCCAACCACACCATCTCGGAACGCCCTCAACGGGCCACCGTGTCGGCCTCCATCGATCTGAATGGGCCGAGGCCGGACGCCGTGTTCGAGGCTATGTCGGTCGAGCTGCACTGGGTGCGACAGTCGATCGACGAGATGTACGACCCCAGCAGCGGCCCGGTGACGTGGTTCGCCATCGACCAGATACGCAGGAGCAGCTACCGGGTCCGCGACCAGGAGGACGAACCCCCTCGCACGGTCTTCACGGCGGCTGCCCAACTCGAGGTCAAGTTCTCCGACTTCGAAGCACTCAGCAAGTGGATCTGGTGGACCGCGAGCGTCGACTCGCTACGCGTGCAGACCATCGATTGGGCACTGACCGCTGCGCGGCGCAGCGAGATCGAGCGCGATGCGCGGATGCAGGCGGTTCGCGATGCCGTGCAGCGCGCTCAGGACTACGCAGACGCACTCGACCTGGGGCGGGTGGCCGCCCGCCAGGTAGAGGATCGGCACCGATATGCCTCCGACGAGGTCACGACCAGCAACCGGGTCCGACAGTCGGAGGTGGACGACTGGCATCTGAGACCCCGGCACATACGCGTCGGAGTCGATGTCAAGGCGGTGTTCACCGCGTCGGCTAGACCGGCAGCAGCTGGTCGATGA
- a CDS encoding GntR family transcriptional regulator → MGRGGNGEARVSASAGVPLHRQLYLVLHDEIARGAVGSGEALPTEQSLCTQFGVSRITVRRALADLAEAGLIERRHGVGSFVADNATARAHDPAASYMDGLRQIEFETEVEVLEFGVRAAPAAVAERLGGQRRLLQVLRLRRERITREPCMVTEVWLPEHLTETVTEPALAGTSLFELLYGAGVGIDGVDHELTAEVAGPRIANLLDTAIGAAVIRVNSVAHATGRPHHFLSVALSPSRSRVLLSQSAADFESGIGMAIAHDVRRPRV, encoded by the coding sequence ATGGGTCGGGGCGGGAATGGTGAGGCGCGCGTCAGCGCGTCTGCTGGCGTGCCCCTACACCGCCAGCTGTACCTGGTGTTGCACGACGAGATTGCCCGCGGCGCCGTGGGGTCGGGGGAGGCGCTGCCCACCGAGCAGTCGCTGTGCACCCAGTTCGGCGTCTCACGGATCACCGTGCGTCGAGCGCTCGCCGACCTCGCAGAGGCGGGTCTGATCGAACGCAGGCACGGCGTCGGCTCGTTCGTCGCGGACAACGCGACGGCGCGCGCGCACGATCCGGCGGCGTCCTACATGGACGGGCTGCGGCAGATCGAGTTCGAGACCGAGGTCGAAGTCCTCGAGTTCGGCGTCCGCGCGGCGCCCGCCGCCGTCGCCGAGCGGCTCGGCGGACAGCGCCGCCTGCTGCAGGTGCTGCGACTGCGCCGCGAGCGCATCACGCGGGAACCGTGCATGGTCACCGAGGTGTGGCTGCCGGAACACCTCACCGAGACGGTGACCGAGCCGGCGCTGGCCGGCACCTCGCTGTTCGAACTGCTGTACGGCGCAGGGGTGGGGATCGACGGGGTCGACCACGAACTGACCGCCGAGGTGGCGGGACCGAGGATCGCCAACCTGCTCGACACCGCGATCGGCGCTGCGGTCATTCGGGTGAACTCCGTGGCGCACGCGACCGGACGGCCGCATCACTTCCTCTCCGTCGCGTTGTCGCCCAGCAGGAGTCGCGTGCTGCTCAGTCAGTCCGCTGCCGACTTCGAGTCAGGCATCGGGATGGCGATCGCCCACGACGTACGCAGGCCAAGGGTCTGA
- a CDS encoding glutamate-5-semialdehyde dehydrogenase, with protein sequence MSVHAPADTDLRQQVHDAARRARVAARTLGTLTSATKDRALHAAADSVLASVGEVLAANEVDLDVARAAGTPAAILDRLALNPQRVDGIAAGLRQVAGLPDPVGEVLRGRTLPNGLRIRQQRVPLGVVGMVYEGRPNVTVDAFGLTLKSGNAALLRGSSSARHSNEALVTALRAALVAEGLPADAVALLPSEDRATVTHLIQARGLVDVVIPRGGAGLIDAVVRDALVPTIETGVGNCHVYVHAAADLDVAERILLNSKTRRPSVCNAAETLLVDAAIADRAVPRLLDALRNAGVTVHDDPSEDDLRAEFLSMDIAVAVVDGIDAAITHVNEYGTGHTEAIVTTDLAAAERFTGEVDAAAVMVNAATSFTDGEQFGFGAEIGISTQKLHARGPMGLPELTSTKWVVWGDGHIRPA encoded by the coding sequence ATGAGCGTGCATGCCCCCGCCGACACCGACCTGCGCCAGCAGGTCCACGACGCGGCGCGCCGCGCCAGAGTCGCCGCACGCACCCTCGGCACGCTGACGTCGGCGACCAAGGATCGGGCGCTGCACGCCGCGGCGGACTCGGTGCTGGCATCGGTGGGCGAGGTGCTCGCCGCCAACGAGGTCGATCTGGACGTCGCCCGCGCCGCAGGCACCCCGGCAGCGATCCTGGACCGCCTTGCGCTCAACCCGCAGCGCGTCGACGGCATCGCGGCTGGACTGCGCCAGGTCGCCGGGTTGCCCGATCCTGTCGGGGAGGTCCTGCGCGGCCGCACACTGCCGAACGGACTGCGGATCCGCCAGCAGCGCGTGCCCCTCGGCGTCGTCGGCATGGTCTACGAGGGCAGGCCGAACGTCACCGTCGACGCGTTCGGGCTCACGCTCAAGTCCGGCAATGCCGCTCTGCTGCGCGGCAGTTCGTCGGCGAGGCACTCCAACGAGGCGCTCGTCACCGCACTGCGCGCCGCGCTGGTGGCCGAGGGTCTGCCCGCCGACGCCGTTGCGCTGCTGCCCAGCGAGGACCGCGCCACCGTCACCCACCTCATTCAGGCCCGCGGCCTGGTCGACGTCGTCATCCCCCGCGGAGGCGCGGGACTGATCGACGCCGTCGTCCGCGACGCGCTGGTCCCGACCATCGAGACCGGTGTCGGCAACTGCCACGTGTACGTTCACGCGGCGGCCGACCTCGACGTCGCCGAACGCATCCTGTTGAACTCCAAGACGCGCAGGCCCAGCGTGTGCAACGCCGCCGAGACGCTGCTCGTCGACGCCGCGATCGCCGACCGCGCGGTGCCGAGGTTGCTCGACGCACTCCGGAACGCGGGTGTCACCGTGCACGACGACCCGAGCGAAGACGACCTGCGGGCCGAGTTCCTGTCGATGGACATCGCGGTCGCCGTGGTGGACGGCATCGACGCGGCCATCACCCACGTCAACGAATACGGCACCGGCCACACCGAGGCCATCGTGACGACCGATCTCGCTGCCGCAGAACGATTCACGGGGGAGGTCGACGCCGCGGCCGTGATGGTCAACGCGGCAACGTCGTTCACCGATGGCGAACAGTTCGGCTTCGGCGCGGAGATCGGCATCTCGACGCAGAAGCTGCACGCCCGCGGGCCCATGGGCCTGCCCGAACTGACCTCGACCAAGTGGGTGGTGTGGGGAGACGGCCACATCCGCCCCGCCTGA
- a CDS encoding DegV family protein, translating into MAVVVVTDSSARMGPDVLDRWGIRRVPLHVLLDGEDMRDDVDPVPNDIHDRSHVTTSGASPADLAETYREALAASGGDGVVAVHLSAALSSTFSTARTVAREFGSAVRVVNSRSAAACVGFVAVAAARAAGTGANLDAVEEAARSAVPRGHAFIVVHRLDNLRRSGRIGTATSWLGTALSLKPLLHLDVDGRLVLLQRIRTTSKAHAALVDAVADVVGERSASIVVHHVDNHDDADVIGAALTDRLPQVESLTVADMGPVLAVHVGGGAVGVCVTVDG; encoded by the coding sequence ATGGCCGTCGTCGTGGTGACCGATTCGTCGGCGCGCATGGGTCCAGACGTGCTGGACCGCTGGGGTATTCGCCGGGTGCCGCTGCACGTTCTGCTCGACGGCGAAGACATGCGCGACGACGTCGATCCGGTTCCGAACGACATCCACGACCGCAGCCACGTGACGACGTCGGGCGCCTCTCCGGCGGACCTCGCCGAGACCTATCGGGAGGCCTTGGCCGCCAGCGGGGGAGACGGCGTCGTGGCCGTGCACCTCTCTGCTGCGCTGTCGAGCACCTTCAGCACCGCGCGCACCGTGGCCCGCGAGTTCGGATCGGCCGTGCGCGTGGTGAACTCGCGTTCGGCCGCGGCCTGCGTCGGCTTCGTGGCGGTGGCGGCGGCCCGGGCGGCCGGAACCGGCGCGAACCTCGACGCCGTCGAGGAAGCCGCCCGTTCAGCGGTGCCGCGGGGGCATGCGTTCATCGTGGTGCACCGTCTCGACAACCTCCGCCGCAGCGGCCGCATCGGCACCGCTACGTCCTGGCTGGGTACCGCACTATCGCTCAAACCGCTCCTCCATCTCGACGTCGATGGGAGATTGGTTCTTCTGCAACGGATTCGCACGACGTCGAAGGCACATGCCGCGCTGGTGGACGCGGTCGCCGACGTGGTGGGGGAGCGCAGCGCGTCGATCGTCGTACACCACGTCGACAACCACGACGACGCGGACGTCATCGGCGCGGCACTGACCGACAGGTTGCCGCAGGTGGAGTCGCTCACCGTCGCCGACATGGGACCGGTCCTGGCCGTGCACGTCGGTGGCGGCGCCGTCGGCGTGTGCGTGACGGTGGACGGGTAG
- a CDS encoding enoyl-CoA hydratase/isomerase family protein — MTATENIPRPPDGDWLGTPFLRFEREGPFGVVTLDRPEARNAMTPAMYFGIRYAVTHVENDPDLAGLLITGTGDVFAPGGDLGGGDGVDDWMSFGPALSMDVTPFETLRQSVKPVVSAVNGLCQGGGLQIAMCSDMAVVSDRATFRVPELYRGIADTYYSQMLARMIGPVRTRDLMFTGRTLDAREAVDWGMVARVVPHDDLGAVARDVLAQCCRTAPKARLVVKSSLDNYMGLFDRIGMKASYSGPEAVEGFVAFKQRRAPEWVHPDLRTEGRL, encoded by the coding sequence ATGACCGCCACCGAGAACATTCCCCGCCCGCCGGACGGCGACTGGCTGGGCACCCCCTTCCTGCGCTTCGAGAGGGAGGGCCCGTTCGGGGTGGTGACGCTGGACCGACCCGAGGCACGCAATGCGATGACGCCTGCCATGTACTTCGGCATCCGCTACGCGGTGACCCACGTCGAGAACGACCCCGATCTGGCGGGTCTGCTGATCACCGGCACCGGCGACGTGTTCGCGCCCGGCGGCGACCTCGGCGGCGGTGACGGCGTCGACGACTGGATGTCCTTCGGCCCGGCGCTGTCGATGGACGTCACGCCGTTCGAGACCTTGCGGCAGTCGGTGAAGCCGGTGGTGTCGGCGGTCAACGGACTGTGCCAGGGCGGCGGCCTGCAGATCGCGATGTGCAGCGACATGGCGGTGGTGAGCGATCGGGCGACGTTCCGCGTACCGGAGCTCTACCGCGGGATCGCCGACACGTACTACAGCCAGATGCTGGCCCGGATGATCGGCCCGGTGCGCACCCGCGACCTGATGTTCACCGGTCGCACGCTCGACGCTCGCGAAGCAGTCGACTGGGGCATGGTGGCGCGGGTGGTGCCGCACGACGACCTGGGTGCAGTGGCGCGCGACGTTCTCGCGCAGTGCTGCCGCACGGCGCCCAAGGCGCGTCTGGTGGTCAAGTCGAGCCTGGACAACTACATGGGGCTGTTCGACCGGATCGGCATGAAGGCCTCCTACAGCGGACCGGAGGCCGTCGAGGGCTTCGTGGCGTTCAAGCAGCGCCGGGCCCCCGAGTGGGTGCACCCCGACCTGCGCACCGAGGGCAGGCTGTAG
- a CDS encoding vWA domain-containing protein, which yields MAARRTRPPQPLAPHGIPGHLVEFVEALRGVGIAVGPSETVDAGRVMATLGLGDREVLREGLACAVMRRAEHRETYDAMFDLWFPAALGARTVVDDDSADDESDGPPPQDIEGLRDALVQMLTDNPDLANVDDRLAAMIAQIVESFGRYNSSRGPSYSSYQALKAMALDELEGRLLAGLLAGYGDDPTPTQQEIAKALAAKRVSQLRRMVEGETKRRTAEQLGREHVQMYGIPQLSENVEFLRASGEQLRQMRRVVAPLARTLATRLAARRRRARAGEIDMRKTLRKSMSTGGVPIDVVLKKPRPARPELVVLCDVSGSVAGFSHFTLMLVSALRQQFSRVRVFAFIDTTDEVTELFGPEADLAVAVQRITREAGVYTRDGHSDYGHAFVSFLDKYPNVLSPRSSLLVLGDGRNNYRNPEVDLLTHMVKASRHAHWLNPEPKHLWGSGDSAVPRYEGVITMHECRSAKQLAGVIDQLLPV from the coding sequence ATGGCCGCCCGTCGCACCCGACCGCCCCAACCGCTTGCCCCGCATGGCATTCCGGGCCACCTCGTCGAGTTCGTCGAGGCGCTGCGCGGGGTCGGGATAGCGGTCGGGCCGTCGGAGACCGTCGACGCCGGGCGCGTGATGGCGACGCTCGGGCTCGGCGACCGCGAGGTGCTGCGAGAGGGTCTGGCGTGCGCGGTGATGCGGCGAGCGGAGCACCGCGAGACCTACGACGCGATGTTCGACCTCTGGTTCCCGGCGGCGCTGGGCGCCAGGACGGTGGTCGACGACGACAGCGCCGACGACGAGTCGGACGGTCCGCCGCCGCAGGACATCGAGGGCCTGCGCGATGCGCTGGTGCAGATGCTCACCGACAACCCCGATCTGGCCAACGTCGACGACCGGCTCGCCGCGATGATCGCCCAGATCGTGGAGTCGTTCGGCCGCTACAACTCCAGCCGCGGTCCGTCCTACTCGTCGTATCAGGCTCTCAAGGCGATGGCGCTCGACGAACTGGAGGGCAGGCTGCTCGCCGGCTTGCTTGCCGGATACGGCGACGACCCGACGCCCACGCAGCAGGAGATCGCCAAAGCCCTTGCCGCCAAGCGCGTCTCGCAGCTGCGGCGCATGGTGGAGGGCGAGACCAAGCGTCGCACCGCCGAGCAACTCGGCCGCGAACACGTCCAGATGTACGGCATTCCGCAGCTCAGCGAGAACGTGGAGTTCCTTCGAGCGTCCGGCGAGCAGCTCCGCCAGATGCGGCGCGTGGTCGCACCGCTGGCACGCACACTCGCCACCCGGCTGGCCGCGCGGAGACGCCGTGCCCGTGCCGGTGAGATCGACATGCGCAAGACGCTGCGCAAGTCGATGTCGACCGGTGGCGTGCCCATCGACGTCGTGCTGAAGAAGCCGCGCCCAGCCCGGCCCGAACTGGTCGTCCTGTGCGACGTGTCCGGTTCGGTTGCGGGGTTCAGCCACTTCACGCTCATGCTCGTCAGTGCGCTGCGCCAGCAGTTCTCCCGCGTGCGGGTCTTCGCGTTCATCGACACCACCGACGAGGTCACCGAGCTGTTCGGCCCGGAGGCCGACCTCGCGGTCGCCGTGCAGCGGATCACCCGCGAGGCCGGTGTCTACACCCGTGACGGCCACTCCGACTACGGCCACGCGTTCGTGTCGTTCCTCGACAAGTACCCGAATGTGCTCTCGCCGCGCAGTTCGCTGCTGGTGCTCGGCGACGGCCGCAACAACTACCGCAACCCCGAGGTCGATCTGCTGACCCACATGGTGAAGGCCAGCAGGCACGCCCACTGGCTCAACCCCGAGCCCAAGCACCTGTGGGGTAGCGGGGATTCGGCGGTACCGCGCTACGAGGGCGTCATCACGATGCACGAGTGCCGGTCGGCCAAGCAGCTCGCCGGCGTCATCGACCAGCTGCTGCCGGTCTAG